The Coffea arabica cultivar ET-39 chromosome 1e, Coffea Arabica ET-39 HiFi, whole genome shotgun sequence genome has a window encoding:
- the LOC140014168 gene encoding probable glutathione peroxidase 5 isoform X1 gives MGSAPSVPQTSIHEFTVKDSKGKDVDLSNYKGKVLLVVNVASKCGFTNSNYTQLTELYSKYKDKGFEILAFPCNQFLKQEPGTSEEAEQFACTRFKAEYPIFSKVRVNGPTAAPVYKFLKASKGGWFGSSIKWNFTKFLVDKEGRVIRRYGTSTQPSAIEEMLCYVDSSFDPEVSVFTRHDTGWEFFGHF, from the exons ATGGGTTCCGCTCCCTCTGTCCCACAGACGTCCATTCACGAATTCACTGTTAAG GATAGCAAAGGAAAAGATGTCGACCTGAGCAATTACAAGGGGAAGGTGCTTCTGGTTGTTAATGTTGCTTCCAAATG TGGATTCACTAACTCTAACTACACTCAATTGACTGAGCTATACAGCAAGTACAAGGATAAAG GTTTTGAGATATTGGCCTTCCCATGCAATCAGTTCTTGAAGCAAGAGCCTGGAACAAGTGAGGAAGCTGAACAATTTGCATGCACACGATTCAAGGCCGAGTATCCAATCTTTTCAAAG GTTCGTGTAAATGGTCCAACTGCGGCACCAGTCTATAAGTTCCTGAAAGCCAGTAAAGGTGGTTGGTTTGGGTCTAGCATTAAGTGGAACTTCACCAAGTTTCTTGTTGACAAGGAAGGACGAGTTATTCGCCGTTATGGCACCTCAACTCAACCATCAGCAATTGAG GAAATGCTATGTTACGTTGACTCTTCATTTGACCCCGAAGTATCTGTGTTTACTCGACACGACACTGGTTGGGAATTTTTTGGACACTTTTGA
- the LOC113716863 gene encoding small polypeptide DEVIL 14, whose amino-acid sequence MAANALSFRSVSKVRSFSRCSKPLREQRARLYIIWRCTVLLVCWHD is encoded by the coding sequence ATGGCTGCAAATGCGCTGTCTTTCAGGAGTGTCTCCAAAGTGCGGTCATTCAGCAGATGCTCCAAGCCGCTAAGAGAGCAGCGGGCGCGCCTTTATATCATTTGGAGATGTACGGTGCTGCTCGTATGCTGGCATGACTGA
- the LOC140014168 gene encoding probable glutathione peroxidase 5 isoform X2 → MGSAPSVPQTSIHEFTVKDSKGKDVDLSNYKGKVLLVVNVASKCGFTNSNYTQLTELYSKYKDKGFEILAFPCNQFLKQEPGTSEEAEQFACTRFKAEYPIFSKVRVNGPTAAPVYKFLKASKGGWFGSSIKWNFTKFLVDKEGRVIRRYGTSTQPSAIEADIQKALGDI, encoded by the exons ATGGGTTCCGCTCCCTCTGTCCCACAGACGTCCATTCACGAATTCACTGTTAAG GATAGCAAAGGAAAAGATGTCGACCTGAGCAATTACAAGGGGAAGGTGCTTCTGGTTGTTAATGTTGCTTCCAAATG TGGATTCACTAACTCTAACTACACTCAATTGACTGAGCTATACAGCAAGTACAAGGATAAAG GTTTTGAGATATTGGCCTTCCCATGCAATCAGTTCTTGAAGCAAGAGCCTGGAACAAGTGAGGAAGCTGAACAATTTGCATGCACACGATTCAAGGCCGAGTATCCAATCTTTTCAAAG GTTCGTGTAAATGGTCCAACTGCGGCACCAGTCTATAAGTTCCTGAAAGCCAGTAAAGGTGGTTGGTTTGGGTCTAGCATTAAGTGGAACTTCACCAAGTTTCTTGTTGACAAGGAAGGACGAGTTATTCGCCGTTATGGCACCTCAACTCAACCATCAGCAATTGAG GCAGATATTCAAAAAGCATTGGGGGATATTTGA
- the LOC113696297 gene encoding protein HUA2-LIKE 3 translates to MAPSRRKGANKAAAAAAARRQWKVGDLVLAKVKGFPAWPATVSEPEKWGYATDWKKVLVYFFGTQQIAFCNPADVEAFTEEKKESLLGRRHGKGSDFVRAVHEIIESYEKLKRQDQVNNANTTVEGTLASENNSGELSIKSYANGEAAGTTFHLCQKKTHSTAEEDDVGVKSKSGTAVNGQEDLPDRGMPENEVVTEMAWANTDSYRKIVESNRSQKCFTRRRPPSARRARSRADSSKVKNFITHSGVTASVFRDGSGRRNKRIRKSPDVLTGHDMDSHDLISNCSIEGNDSEILTADSDSLSLNEGSTVESECKDTHPDSVIELAQRNVENQRLDFQRNGIHKKRRMPNRKRPNSEVVEFNARPDEKVDSDADLVKGERILPGDQERSTERFPKEDGDEHLPLVKRARVRMGRASSTGREPETSLDTEEKRPDVCNSLSDHVHVSSDREGDGSTDQNPSTVKGDVENSPPLNNSHAMKCHLWEVRKNQHFGSSLDGEAALPPSKRLHRALEAMSANAAEDNQIASDGPSTTNADTNGFSSSSDDHTKFSLERQSVSQFGVSLAEENLSNNDSRDGVSEFSVQSDLPIEQVRICSGVVAIRSSDDSSKSKSCKDDVDYSDGKNLLESSSGDLIDAALILECPKSLSTKEAHVSTNGSLDAVLPLKGGCTNGKTDLGKSPETLDDKTSLLSSNLLAAEDATIQSPRSATNMQTDNADAKFDETMKSCQFILEDKKQVNELLKDVGATGPTIRDCDSMLSSAHMDVMTNGKEDQDHSHSNSISDDHSGDKTVSVTQSSSSLTDGLDSIIRATPHNSTSNAPVSVNNSIQVNGSCSPAVHSHHETQKFAEKWNYKEANVALTSFESILGLLTRTKESIGRATRSAIECAKFGVAAKVVEILARSLERESSLHRRVDLFFLVDSIAQCSRGLKGDVGGIYPSAILAVLPRLLSAAAPPGSSSQENRRQCLKVLRVWQERRILPESIVRHHIRELDSLCGSSCSRAFSRRPLRNERAFDDPIREMEGMNVDEYGSNSSIQLPGFCMPPMLRDEDDGSDSDGESFEAVTPERDTEKSEGNMKPVPVVEKHRHILEDVDGELEMEDVAPSSDAVVSTSHSAGTDILHASHHSIGNPASAVFAPPLPKDVPPMSPPLPVSPPPPPPPLLPVPRASLPLPSERPDCIANSLNSKLFTCSQNIEDDLQKSTADQSIAPGFNLSISETAQCSSHGHIDFHSQVPKQIPNSTNCSFSSPPVSHPPVRTVNNPPADGAFNKGFHLRPPHPAPSNQFSYMQVDHRAQSRDIPPASHPTRFHLQNTDNGNFYRDCDRMKLAPHDIGERWRAPPPFPGPRYLEGSRMPCAPAPFSSQLGEAAPPSNHWAFPPRAMNHMPHRPPSGGPIPVAARGPNCWRPR, encoded by the exons ATGGCGCCAAGTCGAAGAAAAGGTGCCAATAAGGCCGCAGCCGCCGCCGCGGCTCGCCGACAATGGAAGGTTGGTGATCTCGTTCTTGCCAAAGTTAAAGGTTTTCCGGCCTGGCCTGCTACG GTAAGTGAGCCGGAGAAGTGGGGTTATGCTACGGACTGGAAGAAAGTACTTGTCTACTTTTTTGGAACTCAACAGAT AGCCTTCTGTAATCCTGCTGATGTTGAAGCGTTTactgaagagaaaaaggaatcTCTTCTAGGCAGACGTCATGGAAAAGGTTCTGATTTTGTTCGTGCTGTGCATGAGATAATTGAAAGCTATGAGAAGCTGAAAAGGCAAGATCAAGTCAATAATGCAAACACCACAGTTGAAGGTACGCTGGCCAGTGAAAATAACTCTGGGGAACTATCAATCAAATCTTATGCAAATGGTGAAGCTGCTGGTACAACATTTCATTTATGTCAGAAAAAGACACATTCTACTGCAGAAGAAGATGATGTGGGTGTGAAATCCAAGAGTGGTACTGCTGTAAATGGACAAGAAGATTTGCCAGACAGAGGAATGCCTGAAAATGAGGTTGTTACAGAAATGGCCTGGGCAAATACTGACTCCTACAGAAAAATTGTTGAGAGCAATAGGTCACAAAAATGTTTCACACGTAGAAGGCCTCCCTCTGCTCGACGGGCTAGAAGCAGGGCAGATTCTAGTAAAGTTAAAAATTTCATAACCCACTCTGGGGTCACAGCTAGTGTATTTCGGGATGGATCTGGGAGGAGAAATAAAAGGATTAGAAAATCACCTGATGTTTTAACTGGCCATGATATGGATTCGCATGATTTGATTTCAAATTGTAGTATTGAAGGGAATGACTCAGAAATCTTGACAGCGGACTCTGATTCACTGAGCTTGAATGAGGGCAGCACTGTTGAGTCTGAATGTAAGGATACACATCCCGACTCTGTTATTGAACTTGCTCAAAGAAATGTTGAGAACCAAAGGCTTGACTTCCAAAGAAATGGCATCCATAAAAAGAGAAGGATGCCTAATAGAAAAAGGCCTAATTCTGAGGTTGTCGAATTCAATGCTAGACCAGATGAAAAGGTAGATTCAGATGCTGATCTTGTTAAGGGTGAACGTATCTTGCCTGGAGATCAAGAGAGATCAACTGAAAGATTCCCCAAGGAAGATGGTGATGAGCACCTGCCTTTGGTCAAAAGAGCTAGGGTTCGTATGGGTAGGGCATCATCTACTGGACGTGAACCTGAAACTTCATTAGATACTGAAGAGAAGCGGCCAGACGTTTGTAATAGCCTTTCGGATCATGTCCATGTGTCATCCGATCGGGAAGGAGATGGTTCTACAGATCAGAACCCTTCTACTGTGAAAGGAGATGTAGAAAATTCACCACCATTAAATAATTCTCATGCCATGAAGTGTCACTTATGGGAAGTAAGAAAGAATCAACACTTCGGTAGTTCTTTAGATGGTGAAGCTGCTTTACCTCCATCAAAACGCTTGCATCGTGCATTGGAGGCCATGTCAGCGAATGCAGCTGAAGACAATCAAATAGCTTCAGATGGACCATCAACAACAAATGCTGACACTAATGGATTTTCTTCGTCGTCAGATGACCACACAAAGTTCTCTCTGGAAAGACAGTCAGTCAGTCAATTTGGAGTCAGTTTAGCAGAGGAAAATCTTAGTAATAATGATTCTCGGGATGGTGTCTCTGAGTTTTCTGTGCAGTCTGACTTGCCAATAGAACAAGTTAGGATATGTTCGGGAGTGGTGGCAATTCGCTCCAGTGATGATAGCTCAAAGAGTAAGTCATGCAAAGATGATGTGGATTATTCTGATGGTAAAAATCTTTTAGAATCTTCTTCTGGTGACCTCATTGATGCTGCTTTAATTTTAGAATGCCCCAAATCTTTGTCAACTAAAGAGGCCCATGTGAGTACTAATGGTTCACTGGATGCGGTCTTGCCATTAAAAGGTGGTTGCACAAatggaaaaactgatttgggcAAGTCTCCGGAAACTCTTGATGATAAAACATCCCTGTTAAGTTCTAATCTTCTAGCAGCGGAAGATGCCACCATTCAGTCACCACGTAGTGCTACCAATATGCAAACGGATAATGCAGATGCCAAATTTGATGAAACTATGAAGTCGTGTCAATTCATATTAGAGGACAAGAAACAAGTTAATGAATT GTTGAAGGATGTTGGAGCAACTGGACCCACCATAAGGGATTGTGATTCTATGTTATCTTCAGCTCACATGGATGTTATGACTAATGGCAAAGAGGATCAAGATCACTCTCACTCTAATTCTATCTCTGATGATCATTCAGGGGATAAAACAGTTTCAGTTACCCAGTCGTCATCATCTCTGACTGATGGTTTGGACTCCATTATACGTGCAACACCGCATAATTCAACCAGCAATGCACCTGTATCAGTTAATAATTCTATCCAAGTTAATGGTTCTTGTAGCCCTGCTGTTCATTCCCATCATGAGACTCAAAAATTTGCTGAGAAATGGAACTACAAAGAAGCTAATGTTGCTCTGACATCTTTTGAGTCTATTCTTGGATTACTAACAAGGACAAAGGAAAGCATTGGTCGAGCGACGCGTAGTGCCATTGAGTGTGCAAAATTTGGTGTTGCTGCTAAG GTGGTAGAAATTCTTGCACGGAGTTTGGAACGAGAATCAAGTTTACACCGAAGAGTGGACTTATTCTTTCTAGTTGACTCTATTGCGCAGTGCTCAAGGGGCTTGAAAG GTGATGTTGGTGGCATATATCCTTCAGCGATTCTAGCAGTATTGCCACGTTTATTGTCAGCTGCTGCTCCTCCTGGAAGTAGTTCTCAGGAAAATCGTAGGCAGTGCTTGAAA GTTTTGAGGGTCTGGCAGGAAAGAAGGATCCTCCCAGAATCCATTGTTCGCCACCATATCCGGGAACTCGATTCTCTCTGTGGTTCATCTTGTTCTAGAGCGTTCTCACGTCGTCCTTTACGAAATGAAAGGGCATTTGATGATCCAATTAGAGAAATGGAGGGCATGAATGTTGATGAATATGGAAG CAATTCAAGTATTCAACTTCCTGGATTCTGCATGCCTCCTATGTTGAGGGATGAAGATGATGGAAGTGATTCTGATGGAGAGAGTTTCGAGGCAGTCACTCCTGAACGTGACACTGAAAAATCTGAAGGAAATATGAAGCCTGTCCCTGTAGTTGAGAAGCATCGTCATATCTTGGAAGATGTTGATGGTGAGCTTGAAATGGAGGATGTGGCTCCCTCTTCTGATGCTGTTGTTTCCACTAGTCATAGTGCGGGAACTGATATTCTGCATGCATCACATCATTCAATTGGAAATCCAGCTTCTGCGGTCTTTGCTCCTCCATTACCCAAGGATGTTCCACCAATGTCTCCTCCTCTGCCAGTATCTCCTCCACCCCCACCTCCACCCCTACTCCCAGTTCCTCGAGCGTCTCTTCCTCTTCCATCTGAAAGGCCTGATTGCATTGCAAATAGTCTTAATTCTAAGCTCTTTACTTGTTCACAG AACATAGAAGATGACTTGCAAAAATCTACTGCAGATCAGTCTATTGCACCAGGATTCAACCTTTCGATTTCTGAGACAGCTCAATGTTCTTCACATGGCCATATTGATTTTCATTCTCAGGTGCCAAAACAAATACCAAACTCAACTAATTGTTCATTCAGTAGCCCACCTGTCTCCCATCCACCAGTTCGAACAGTAAATAATCCACCAGCTGATGGTGCATTCAACAAGGGTTTCCATTTACGTCCGCCTCATCCTGCTCCATCTAATCAGTTTTCCTACATGCAAGTCGATCATCGAGCACAGTCGAGGGATATCCCACCAGCGTCCCACCCCACCAGATTCCATTTACAGAACACTGATAATGGAAACTTTTACAGAGATTGTGATAGGATGAAATTGGCACCACATGATATTGGAGAGCGGTGGAGGGCTCCCCCACCTTTTCCTG GGCCACGGTATCTTGAGGGATCAAGAATGCCTTGTGCACCCGCTCCATTTTCCAGCCAACTTGGTGAAGCAGCACCACCAAGCAATCATTGGGCTTTTCCTCCCCGAGCCATGAATCATATGCCTCATAGGCCCCCTTCTGGGGGTCCAATACCTGTGGCAGCTAGAG GTCCCAACTGCTGGAGACCGAGATGA
- the LOC113716857 gene encoding uncharacterized protein isoform X1, with the protein MGFNKVYKVLLEIFPEVDSRALRAVAIEHQKDADSAVEVVLTEVIPFLTERSMFTTSLSWESGARLQSPEAVEVFANGNSSGHNVVEDVRCPDEEQHGPFYDAKDEHDQTFDDTYDLNLVSRPEIVTSARKRDEKSIPSGDEKSISISSGDEKSISSGVDMSFSVSVIHGNGATSDGVKISGDHASEATPPQESSFRVGYDQILQPTFRPLEHETVESIQKLNDCLHADCNNSHSEMNIPVGNSVGLLSQSNFEPVTRTSSESTIQLVDIPINHITNLEKELNGPKDAATNTESFHEMVDVEEPMLNTVVTRSGQVFSIDLLENIIADARNNKKTLLSAMETVISLMMEVELQEKAAEQAKQDAANGGLEMLKRVEDLKQMLQHAKEANDMHAGEVYGEKAILATEVRELQSRLLCLSEERDKSLGVLDEMRHSLEMRLAAAEKERKMAEEEKLVKEDIALKALKNQEAIMEKVVREANILKQEAEENAKLREFLVDRGRAVDAIQGEISVICKDVRLLKENFDERLPLSKSLTSSQKGCILTSSISSSKSVTSEQVNRVHDHDSSETTEKTDLTHFFCEPEFIREELAAADDEKELADEGWEIFDNRDAYM; encoded by the exons ATGGGATTCAACAAAGTTTACAAGGTGTTGCTGGAAATATTTCCGGAG GTTGATTCTCGAGCTTTAAGGGCTGTTGCAATTGAGCACCAGAAAGATGCTGATTCAGCCGTTGAGGTAGTTCTAACTGAGGTCATCCCTTTCCTGACAGAAAGATCTATGTTTACTACTAGCTTATCCTGGGAGAGTGGAGCTAGACTTCAATCACCTGAAG CCGTGGAAGTCTTTGCTAATGGAAACTCTTCTGGACATAATGTTGTTGAGGATGTGAGATGTCCAGATGAAGAGCAACATGGCCCCTTTTATGATGCAAAAGATGAACACGATCAAACTTTTGATGACACATATGACTTGAATCTAGTTAGCAGACCTGAGATAGTGACCTCAGCGAGAAAACGTGATGAAAAAAGCATACCAAGTGGTGATGAAAAAAGCATAAGCATATCAAGTGGTGATGAAAAAAGCATATCAAGTGGTGTTGATATGTCCTTTTCTGTTTCAGTGATTCATGGGAATGGGGCCACTTCTGATGGTGTTAAAATATCTGGAGACCATGCAAGTGAAGCAACTCCTCCTCAAGAAAGCAGCTTCAGAGTTGGATATGATCAAATTTTGCAGCCAACATTCAGACCACTGGAACATGAGACTGTGGAGTCCATTCAGAAGTTAAATGATTGTCTGCATGCTGACTGCAATAATAGTCACTCTGAAATGAACATTCCTGTGGGGAATTCTGTTGGTCTTCTTTCTCAGTCAAACTTTGAACCTGTAACTCGAACTTCTTCTGAAAGCACGATTCAGTTGGTAGACATACCTATCAATCACATTACTAATTTGGAGAAAGAACTTAATGGTCCTAAAGATGCTGCTACTAACACGGAGTCCTTCCATGAAATGGTTGATGTTGAAGAACCTATGTTGAATACAGTGGTGACACGATCTGGCCAAGTCTTTAGCATTGATCTTCTTGAAAATATTATTGCAGATGCAAGGAATAATAAG AAAACCCTGCTTTCAGCTATGGAGACTGTCATCAGTTTGATGATGGAGGTGGAATTGCAAGAGAAAGCTGCTGAACAAGCAAAACAAGATGCTGCTAATGGTGGCTTAGAGATGCTCAAGAGGGTGGAAGATCTCAAACAAATGCTGCAACATGCCAAAGAAGCAAATGACATG CATGCAGGAGAAGTATACGGTGAGAAGGCCATCTTGGCTACAGAAGTTAGAGAGCTTCAGTCTCGCCTGCTCTGCTTGTCTGAGGAAAGGGATAAAAGTCTTGGAGTTCTCGATGAG ATGCGTCACAGTTTGGAGATGAGATTAGCTGCAGctgagaaagagagaaagatgGCTGAGGAAGAAAAACTTGTAAAGGAAGATATTGCATTGAAAGCACTAAAGAACCAGGAAGCTATCATGGAGAAGGTGGTGCGAGAGGCAAACATCCTGAAGCAAGAAGCTGAAGAGAATGCTAAG TTGAGGGAGTTCCTTGTGGATCGGGGCCGGGCGGTGGATGCAATACA AGGAGAGATATCTGTTATTTGCAAGGATGTAAGACTGCTGAAAGAAAACTTTGATGAGCGTCTTCCACTTAGCAAATCTCTAACTTCCAGCCAGAAAGGCTGCATTTTAACTTCCTCAATATCATCTTCAAAGAGTGTGACATCTGAACAGGTGAATCGGGTCCATGACCATGATTCATCAGAGACCACAGAGAAAACAGATCTGACGCACTTCTTTTGTGAGCCGGAATTTATTCGAGAGGAATTGGCTGCAGCAGATGATGAGAAGGAACTCGCAGATGAGGGATGGGAAATTTTTGACAACCGTGATGCTTATATGTAA
- the LOC113716857 gene encoding uncharacterized protein isoform X2: protein MGFNKVYKVLLEIFPEVDSRALRAVAIEHQKDADSAVEVVLTEVIPFLTERSMFTTSLSWESGARLQSPEAVEVFANGNSSGHNVVEDVRCPDEEQHGPFYDAKDEHDQTFDDTYDLNLVSRPEIVTSARKRDEKSIPSVIHGNGATSDGVKISGDHASEATPPQESSFRVGYDQILQPTFRPLEHETVESIQKLNDCLHADCNNSHSEMNIPVGNSVGLLSQSNFEPVTRTSSESTIQLVDIPINHITNLEKELNGPKDAATNTESFHEMVDVEEPMLNTVVTRSGQVFSIDLLENIIADARNNKKTLLSAMETVISLMMEVELQEKAAEQAKQDAANGGLEMLKRVEDLKQMLQHAKEANDMHAGEVYGEKAILATEVRELQSRLLCLSEERDKSLGVLDEMRHSLEMRLAAAEKERKMAEEEKLVKEDIALKALKNQEAIMEKVVREANILKQEAEENAKLREFLVDRGRAVDAIQGEISVICKDVRLLKENFDERLPLSKSLTSSQKGCILTSSISSSKSVTSEQVNRVHDHDSSETTEKTDLTHFFCEPEFIREELAAADDEKELADEGWEIFDNRDAYM from the exons ATGGGATTCAACAAAGTTTACAAGGTGTTGCTGGAAATATTTCCGGAG GTTGATTCTCGAGCTTTAAGGGCTGTTGCAATTGAGCACCAGAAAGATGCTGATTCAGCCGTTGAGGTAGTTCTAACTGAGGTCATCCCTTTCCTGACAGAAAGATCTATGTTTACTACTAGCTTATCCTGGGAGAGTGGAGCTAGACTTCAATCACCTGAAG CCGTGGAAGTCTTTGCTAATGGAAACTCTTCTGGACATAATGTTGTTGAGGATGTGAGATGTCCAGATGAAGAGCAACATGGCCCCTTTTATGATGCAAAAGATGAACACGATCAAACTTTTGATGACACATATGACTTGAATCTAGTTAGCAGACCTGAGATAGTGACCTCAGCGAGAAAACGTGATGAAAAAAGCATACCAAGTG TGATTCATGGGAATGGGGCCACTTCTGATGGTGTTAAAATATCTGGAGACCATGCAAGTGAAGCAACTCCTCCTCAAGAAAGCAGCTTCAGAGTTGGATATGATCAAATTTTGCAGCCAACATTCAGACCACTGGAACATGAGACTGTGGAGTCCATTCAGAAGTTAAATGATTGTCTGCATGCTGACTGCAATAATAGTCACTCTGAAATGAACATTCCTGTGGGGAATTCTGTTGGTCTTCTTTCTCAGTCAAACTTTGAACCTGTAACTCGAACTTCTTCTGAAAGCACGATTCAGTTGGTAGACATACCTATCAATCACATTACTAATTTGGAGAAAGAACTTAATGGTCCTAAAGATGCTGCTACTAACACGGAGTCCTTCCATGAAATGGTTGATGTTGAAGAACCTATGTTGAATACAGTGGTGACACGATCTGGCCAAGTCTTTAGCATTGATCTTCTTGAAAATATTATTGCAGATGCAAGGAATAATAAG AAAACCCTGCTTTCAGCTATGGAGACTGTCATCAGTTTGATGATGGAGGTGGAATTGCAAGAGAAAGCTGCTGAACAAGCAAAACAAGATGCTGCTAATGGTGGCTTAGAGATGCTCAAGAGGGTGGAAGATCTCAAACAAATGCTGCAACATGCCAAAGAAGCAAATGACATG CATGCAGGAGAAGTATACGGTGAGAAGGCCATCTTGGCTACAGAAGTTAGAGAGCTTCAGTCTCGCCTGCTCTGCTTGTCTGAGGAAAGGGATAAAAGTCTTGGAGTTCTCGATGAG ATGCGTCACAGTTTGGAGATGAGATTAGCTGCAGctgagaaagagagaaagatgGCTGAGGAAGAAAAACTTGTAAAGGAAGATATTGCATTGAAAGCACTAAAGAACCAGGAAGCTATCATGGAGAAGGTGGTGCGAGAGGCAAACATCCTGAAGCAAGAAGCTGAAGAGAATGCTAAG TTGAGGGAGTTCCTTGTGGATCGGGGCCGGGCGGTGGATGCAATACA AGGAGAGATATCTGTTATTTGCAAGGATGTAAGACTGCTGAAAGAAAACTTTGATGAGCGTCTTCCACTTAGCAAATCTCTAACTTCCAGCCAGAAAGGCTGCATTTTAACTTCCTCAATATCATCTTCAAAGAGTGTGACATCTGAACAGGTGAATCGGGTCCATGACCATGATTCATCAGAGACCACAGAGAAAACAGATCTGACGCACTTCTTTTGTGAGCCGGAATTTATTCGAGAGGAATTGGCTGCAGCAGATGATGAGAAGGAACTCGCAGATGAGGGATGGGAAATTTTTGACAACCGTGATGCTTATATGTAA